A stretch of Brassica rapa cultivar Chiifu-401-42 chromosome A08, CAAS_Brap_v3.01, whole genome shotgun sequence DNA encodes these proteins:
- the LOC103833341 gene encoding uncharacterized CRM domain-containing protein At3g25440, chloroplastic, translated as MMFAVGCAKGIANQLFRNPRWRSGLFVHHLQFPNYTVYTKQRPFVEVPHGSASSNQNVFEYCCRRHMSNSTVELRTEDNVVRFSFSNNTKSVPMRTEKKWKRAKSSRKAKVNELRFYRLKAKKKMNSPNPEVRIRYKLEKAKRKEEWLIEKLRKYDVPKTPAEAYDPETLTEEEQHYLKRTGEKRKNFVLVGRRGVFGGVVLNMHLHWKKHETVKVICKPCNKPGQIHEYAEELARLSKGIVIDVKPNNAIVLYRGKNYVRPQVMSPVDTLSKDKALEKYRYEQSLEHTSDFIEKLEKELEEYHKYVARYKKKDEVDSKSKAV; from the exons ATGATGTTTGCTGTAGGTTGTGCCAAAGGAATCGCTAACCAACTTTTCAGAAATCCCAGATG GAGGTCTGGACTCTTTGTGCATCACCTCCAGTTCCCTAATTACACCGTCTATACAAAGCAGAGACCTTTTGTAGAAGTACCACATGGATCAGCTTCTTCAAATCAAAACGTATTCGAGTACTGCTGCAGACGTCACATGAGTAACTCGACGGTAGAGCTAAGAACTGAAGATAATGTGGTGAGGTTTTCTTTCAGCAACAACACCAAAAGTGTGCCTATGAGGACAGAGAAGAAATGGAAACGAGCTAAATCGTCAAGAAAGGCTAAAGTGAATGAGTTAAGGTTTTACCGTCTAAAGGCCAAAAAGAAGATGAATTCTCCAAATCCTGAAGTTAGGATTCGATATAAGCTCGAAAAG GCCAAGAGAAAAGAAGAATGGTTGATTGAGAAACTGAGGAAATACGATGTCCCGAAAACGCCAGCAGAAGCCTATGATCCAGAGACTTTGACAGAGGAAGAGCAGCATTACCTAAAACGTACAGGCGAAAAGAGAAAGAACTTTGTACTTGTGGGAAGACGAGGAGTGTTTGGAGGTGTGGTCCTGAACATGCACCTCCATTGGAAAAAGCACGAGACTGTTAAAGTTATCTGCAAGCCGTGCAACAAACCCGGGCAGATCCATGAGTATGCAGAGGAGCTTGCTAGGCTAAGCAAGGGAATCGTGATCGATGTTAAACCTAACAACGCCATAGTACTCTACCGCGGGAAAAACTATGTCAGACCACAAGTGATGTCTCCTGTTGATACACTCTCTAAAGATAAG GCTTTGGAGAAATATCGGTATGAGCAATCGCTTGAACATACGAGTGACTTCATAGAGAAGCTCGAGAAAGAGCTTGAGGAGTATCACAAGTACGTTGCTCGGTACAAGAAGAAGGATGAGGTAGATTCAAAGAGCAAAGCAGTGTAA
- the LOC103833343 gene encoding ethylene-responsive transcription factor-like protein At4g13040, producing the protein MVSLRRRRLLGLCCGPNGYVTPLPFLTAEEMITGIPNPNGVAAYGSGPKEEKTPIEEGTRSQRQRTPSKYIMHFMSDSSAISPDDSGSISLKMEQDLCDSDQPLKRRKRHRRKQVKNQEPCLMRGVYYKNMKWQAAIKVEKRQIHLGTFSSQEEAARLYDRAAFMCGREPNFELSEEDKRDLKQQSWEGFLACTRRKITNKKPKRRMKPEEL; encoded by the exons ATGGTGAGCTTAAGAAGGCGCAGGCTACTGGGACTTTGTTGTG GACCAAATGGTTATGTGACACCGCTTCCTTTTCTAACTGCTGAGGAGATGATCACTGGGATTCCAAATCCTAATGGCGTAGCAGCTTATGGTTCCGGGCCTAAGGAGGAG aaaacgCCTATTGAAGAAGGGACACGCTCCCAGAGGCAAAGAACTccttcaaaatatattatgcaTTTCATGTCTGATTCCTCAGCTATTTCACCGGATGATTCTGGTTCCATCTCTCTTAAAATGGAGCAAGACTTATGTGATTCAG ACCAGCCGTTGAAACGAAGAAAGCGGCATAGAAGAAAGCAAGTAAAGAACCAAGAACCATGTTTGATGAGAGGAGTCTATTACAAGAACATGAAATGGCAAGCAGCCATTAAAGTTGAGAAGCGACAGATCCACTTGGGAACTTTCTCTTCTCAAGAAGAGGCTGCTCGTTTATACGATAG GGCTGCTTTCATGTGTGGAAGGGAACCAAACTTTGAGCTCTCGGAAGAGGATAAACGAGACCTCAAACAACAAAGCTGGGAAGGGTTTTTGGCTTGCACACGCCGAAAAATTACCAACAAAA AACCTAAGAGAAGGATGAAGCCAGAGGAACTCTAA
- the LOC103833338 gene encoding uncharacterized protein LOC103833338, with protein sequence MGGDTLKDEELASSLYPDFSRSSSCCFSDDLGVSEENLAAYLRKREKTYQEILQSHDLLRERLGKNNRKLKLARRQILSYTPGSFADVNLSDYHIPKTTSILIVGPKGAGKSSLVNRITRVIQDEEFAPARAQESYGMPSNGGTFFLQEYMIPRGGSASFCLCDTRGLSQISSSDNTTMIEQWIKKGVHHGEPVIWKSDDSDLKDRLIRDGCTGCEIRKVNSIIFVVNAVEMMESESSYAHMVSTAFNSPLLSFKDDKPAVVITHGDILSREERARVQVLVGELLGIPPDKQIFDIPDSRDAATALTVCNLLRHCLEHADKNLRFCPKRNFTISKVEGGDKNRTRMTMFSVALTLFLALAIIWFIHEHGGQNVAHEARHELHVFQSPRLYNLTHEVLPKLSISVQSSESETEDVPNGEPSIDWRTARRLWFDEGKVAKAEGEPSFDWRTTRRLWYVE encoded by the exons ATGGGTGGTGATACTCTCAAAGATG AGGAGTTGGCATCTTCTTTGTACCCTGATTTTTCACGATCGTCTTCTTGCTGCTTCAG TGATGATTTAGGGGTTTCTGAAGAGAATCTTGCTGCTTatttgagaaagagagaaaaaacttACCAAGAGATTCTCCAAAGCCATGATCTGTTACGGGAGAGACTTGGCAAGAACAATCGGAAACTGAAACTCGCAAGACGCCAAATCTTGag CTATACTCCTGGATCATTTGCGGATGTCAATTTGAGCGATTACCATATTCCAAAGACGACGTCGATCCTCATAGTTGGTCCGAAAGGAGCTGGGAAGAGTAGTCTTGTTAATAGAATTACAAGAGTGATCCAAGACGAGGAGTTTGCCCCAGCTAGAGCTCAAGAATCAT ATGGTATGCCGTCTAATGGAGGCACGTTCTTTCTTCAGGAATATATGATCCCAAGAGGAGGTTCTGCTTCATTTTGCCTCTGTGACACGCGTGGCTTGAGCCAAATCTCGTCATCCGATAACACTACAATGATTGAGCAGTGGATTAAAAAAGGTGTTCATCACGGCGAGCCTGTGATCTG GAAATCCGATGACTCGGATTTGAAGGATAGATTGATCCGAGATGGTTGTACAGGTTGTGAGATAAGGAAAGTGAACTCCATTATATTTGTTGTTAATGCGGTTGAAATGATGGAGAGTGAATCGAGCTATGCCCATATGGTCTCGACTGCTTTTAACTCTCCTTTACTATCGTTTAAAG ATGACAAGCCAGCAGTAGTTATCACTCATGGAGATATACTTTCAAGGGAGGAACGGGCCCGAGTTCAGGTTCTCGTTGGAGAACTTCTTGGTATCCCACCTGACAAACAGATTTTCGACATTCCAG ATAGCCGGGACGCAGCCACAGCACTAACAGTCTGCAACTTGCTACGGCATTGCCTTGAACACGCTGATAAAAATCTTCGGTTTTGTCCCAAGAGGAACTTCACCATATCGAAG gtGGAAGGAGGCGACAAAAACAGGACAAGGATGACTATGTTTTCAGTTGCGCTGACTCTATTCCTGGCCTTAGCGATAATCTGGTTTATCCACGAACACGGCGGACAAAACGTAGCGCATGAGGCTCGCCACGAACTTCATGTATTCCAAAGTCCACGGTTATACAACCTTACGCATGAGGTCCTACCCAAACTTAGCATCAGTGTTCAGAGTTCTGAGTCTGAGACCGAGGATGTTCCTAATGGTGAGCCTAGCATTGATTGGCGTACAGCTCGACGCTTGTGGTTCGATGAGGGGAAGGTGGCCAAGGCCGAGGGCGAACCAAGCTTTGATTGGCGAACCACTCGACGCTTATGGTACGTTGAGTGA
- the LOC103859168 gene encoding chloroplast envelope quinone oxidoreductase homolog: MAEKLMHALQYESYGGGAAALKHVQVPVPSPKANEVLLKLEATSLNPVDWKIQKGMIRPFLPRKFPCIPATDVAGEVLEVGSGVKNFKAGDKVVSVLSHLTGGGLAEYAVASEKLTVKRPQEVGPAEAAALPVAGLTALQALTNPAGLKLDGTGKQANILVTAASGGVGHYAVQLAKLGNAHVTATCGARNIDFVKSLGADEVLDYKTPEGAALKSPSGKKYDSVIHCANGIPFSTFEPNLSENGKVIDITPGPSAMWTFAVKKITMSKKQLVPLLLIPKAENLEFMVNLVKEGKVKTVIDSKHPLSKAEDAWAKSIDGHATGKIIIEP; this comes from the exons ATGGCCGAAAAACTCATGCACGCTCTTCAATACGAGTCTTACGGCGGTGGCGCCGCCGCTTTGAAG CATGTTCAAGTTCCGGTTCCATCGCCTAAGGCGAACGAGGTTTTGCTGAAATTAGAAGCTACTAGTCTAAACCCTGTTGATTGGAAAATTCAAAAAGGAATGATTCGGCCTTTTCTGCCTCGCAAGTTCCCCTGCATTCCTG CTACGGATGTTGCTGGTGAGGTCTTAGAGGTTGGATCAGGAGTCAAGAACTTCAAGGCTGGTGACAAAGTTGTGTCAGTTCTCAGCCATCTT ACCGGAGGGGGACTTGCTGAGTATGCTGTTGCAAGCGAGAAACTGACAGTCAAAAGGCCTCAAGAGGTAGGACCAGCTGAAGCAGCCGCTTTACCTGTGGCCGGCCTAACCGCTCTCCAGGCTCTAACTAATCCGGCAGGATTGAAGCTGGATGGTACAGGCAAGCAGGCGAACATCCTGGTCACGGCAGCATCTGGTGGTGTCGGCCACTATGCAGTCCAGCTAGCAAAGCTAGGGAACGCTCATGTAACCGCCACATGTGGGGCTCGGAACATTGACTTCGTCAAATCATTAGGAGCGGACGAGGTTCTTGACTACAAGACTCCAGAGGGAGCTGCTCTCAAGAGTCCCTCTGGTAAGAAATATGACTCTGTGATTCATTGCGCAAATGGGATACCGTTTTCGACATTCGAACCGAATTTGTCTGAAAATGGAAAGGTTATAGACATCACGCCGGGGCCTAGCGCAATGTGGACTTTCGCGGTTAAGAAAATAACCATGTCTAAGAAGCAATTGGTTCCGCTTTTGTTGATCCCGAAAGCTGAGAATTTGGAATTTATGGTCAACTTAGTGAAAGAAGGGAAAGTCAAGACTGTGATTGACTCGAAGCATCCTCTGAGCAAAGCAGAGGATGCTTGGGCTAAAAGTATCGACGGTCATGCTACTGGGAAGATCATTATCGAGCCATGA
- the LOC103833383 gene encoding glycine-rich cell wall structural protein 1-like, which yields MNNGSGHGGGFGAGGGFGGVGGVGGGGGGGRGGGAGGGSGHGGGFRVGGGVGGRAGGGVGGGGGLGGGGGGGVGGGSGHGGGFGAGGGHGIGHGGGGGFGIGIGIGVGVGGGSRFWQRKR from the exons ATGAATAATG GATCCGGCCATGGTGGTGGATTTGGAGCGGGAGGAGGATTCGGTGGTGTTGGAGGAGttggtggtggaggtggtggcGGCAGAGGAGGTGGTGCTGGTGGTGGATCTGGTCATGGTGGTGGTTTTAGAGTTGGAGGGGGAGTTGGTGGTAGAGCGGGAGGAGGTGTTGGGGGAGGCGGTGGActaggtggtggtggaggaggtggTGTGGGCGGTGGATCTGGACATGGTGGTGGATTTGGTGCTGGTGGAGGTCATGGGATAGGACATGGCGGAGGAGGAGGCTTTGGGATTGGAATAGGAATCGGTGTTGGGGTTGGTGGAGGCTCAAGGTTCTGGCAACGGAAGCGGTAG
- the LOC117127491 gene encoding uncharacterized protein LOC117127491, translated as MLPLITAMKNMKTPHFEGGTDPFEADQWLRTMEKNFESLTCSEESKKKMAVYYLEKDGAEWWETRDRQVGHLVTTWAAFKKELERKYFTPESKRRLQYLFANLAQGDKTVREYESEFMRLRKHVLRGQDDEETMISNFMFGLKPELENRMAVGNYESLTELVEKAVNVEIRLEAEKAASKKSKQHQEGKYGGNQRSFKGKCFNCGKIGHKSSQCFGKKHGSFQSNSYNSTCYTCGKKGHISTQCSVNRPIPATPITVHPPPAPPAIAPAPKRQAIGGRFYALELEDTKPPGPFKGPITGTLHVAGRPTHVLFDSGATHSFVAPEVATEFVGSFVIDRMDVAVMTPGDQTLQAKECLRRVPLVICEKMFLADLLVENGQRQIVFYGISPSKSVSLVAALRVEDLLKDGEAYLVTVTAIQEFEDVFAVLKELPPPRSNPFTINLELEAKPIAKAPYRMEPAELAELKKQLEDLMEKGFIRPSSSPWGAPVLFVKKKDGSMRLCIDYRGINNITIKDKYPLPRIDELLDQLRGASWFSKIDSGYHQIPISEGDAMMTAFRTRYG; from the exons ATGTTACCATTGATAACTGCCATGAAGAACATGAAGACACCACATTTTGAAGGAGGGACAGACCCATTTGAAGCTGACCAGTGGCTTCGAACTATGGAGAAAAACTTTGAGTCCCTGACGTGTTCTGAAGAGTCTAAGAAAAAGATGGCGGtgtattacttagaaaaagACGGGGCAGAATGGTGGGAAACTAGGGATCGCCAAGTAGGACATCTGGTCACCACTTGGGCGGCATTCAAAAAGGAATTAGAACGCAAGTATTTCACCCCGGAGTCCAAGCGAAGGCTTCAATATTTGTTTGCTAACCTAGCACAAGGAGACAAGACAGTTAGAGAATATGAATCGGAGTTCATGCGACTGCGAAAACACGTGCTGCGAGGACAAGATGATGAAGAAACCATGATATCCAACTTTATGTTTGGTTTAAAACCAGAGTTGGAAAATAGAATGGCAGTCGGGAACTACGAGAGTCTCACCGAGCTAGTTGAAAAGGCTGTGAATGTGGAGATCAGATTAGAAGCTGAGAAGGCGGCAAGTAAAAAGTCCAAGCAGCATCAAGAAGGAAAGTATGGTGGAAATCAAAGATCATTCAAGG GAAAATGCTTTAACTGTGGCAAGATAGGCCATAAGTCAAGTCAATGCTTCGGAAAGAAACATGGATCCTTTCAGTCAAACTCTTATAATTCTACATGCTACACGTGTGGAAAGAAAGGACACATATCTACCCAGTGCAGTGTCAATCGTCCTATCCCGGCTACGCCAATCACTGTTCATCCTCCCCCGGCTCCACCTGCAATCGCACCAGCGCCAAAAAGGCAAGCTATAGGAGGTAGATTTTACGCTTTAGAACTAGAGGATACTAAACCTCCAGGCCCATTTAAGGGTCCCATCACAG GAACTTTACATGTTGCGGGACGTCCCACACATGTATTGTTCGACTCGGGGGCAACACATAGCTTTGTGGCCCCTGAGGTAGCTACCGAGTTTGTGGGTTCATTTGTGATTGACAGGATGGATGTGGCTGTGATGACTCCCGGAGACCAAACCCTACAAGCAAAAGAATGCCTCAGAAGAGTTCCGTTAGTCATTTGCGAGAAAATGTTCTTGGCAGATTTGTTGGTG GAGAACGGGCAACGTCAAATAGTGTTCTACGGGATCAGTCCAAGCAAGTCAGTGTCTTTAGTAGCTGCCTTGAGAGTGGAAGATTTGCTTAAGGATGGAGAAGCGTATCTGGTAACAGTAACTGCTA TACAAGAGTTTGAGGATGTGTTTGCAGTGTTGAAAGAGTTACCTCCACCTCGGAGTAACCCTTTCACAATTAACTTGGAACTTGAAGCGAAGCCGATAGCAAAGGCTCCCTACCGCATGGAACCTGCGGAGTTGGCAGAGTTGAAGAAACAACTTGAAGATTTAATGGAGAAAGGTTTCATAAGACCTAGCTCTTCACCATGGGGAGCTCCGGTCTTATTTGTCAAGAAGAAAGATGGTAGCATGCGGCTTTGCATTGATTATCGAGGAATCAACAATATCACCATCAAAGATAAGTATCCCCTTCCgaggatagacgagttgttggatcagCTAAGGGGAGCAAGTTGGTTTTCAAAGATCGACTCGGGCTATCATCAGATTCCAATTTCAGAAGGTGATGCCATGATGACTGCATTTAGAACTCGTTATGGATAA